The following proteins are encoded in a genomic region of Anguilla anguilla isolate fAngAng1 chromosome 15, fAngAng1.pri, whole genome shotgun sequence:
- the LOC118213656 gene encoding keratin, type I cytoskeletal 18-like isoform X2 yields MSVRYSNAPRSFSSMSASGTPALMGGRYSSNSMFGGAGGRGSRISMSTFQGVSSAPRPYAQQNSAVLVNGADDKGKMQDLNCRLDKYLSQVRMLEESNKKLEDQIKEELLKRGSQGTRDWSVYDEPLADLRGRIRDTTMDNAQLLLQIDNARLAADDFKVKFESELALRQGVEQDIAGLRKIIDDTNMCRLQLESQIEATQEELAFLRKNHEEDLANLRSQITNSNVSVELNAPKGQDMNETISKIRDQYEKTTQKSQEDTNAWFQDKFDKLTAEVSLNTEALQDGKTELTTLRREKQALEVDLQALHNMNHTLEDTLMDTQNRYGQKMTELNQQLRQLEAQLADLRAQAERQAGEYQALLNLKSKLEEEIADYHRLLGDDGQGDSPAAANS; encoded by the exons ATGTCCGTGAGGTACTCCAACGCGCCCCGGAGTTTCTCCAGCATGAGTGCTTCGGGCACGCCGGCTCTGATGGGGGGTCGATATAGCTCCAACAGCATGTTCGGGGGCGCAGGTGGACGCGGTTCTCGCATCTCCATGTCCACATTTCAGGGCGTTTCAAGCGCGCCGCGCCCGTACGCCCAGCAGAACAGTGCGGTTTTGGTGAATGGAGCGGACGACAAAGGAAAAATGCAAGATCTGAACTGCCGCCTGGACAAATACCTGTCCCAAGTGCGTATGTTGGAGGAGTCCAATAAAAAGCTGGAAGACCAAATCAAAGAGGAACTGTTGAAGAGGGGAAGTCAGGGTACGCGAGACTGGAGCGTCTACGACGAGCCGTTGGCTGACCTTAGGGGACgg ATCCGCGACACGACCATGGATAACGCTCAACTGCTGCTGCAGATTGACAACGCCAGACTGGCCGCTGACGACTTTAAAGTCAA GTTCGAATCTGAGCTAGCCTTGCGGCAGGGTGTGGAACAGGACATCGCCGGATTGCGCAAGATCATCGACGACACCAACATGTGCCGCTTGCAGCTGGAGAGCCAAATCGAGGCCACCCAAGAGGAGCTGGCCTTCCTCAGGAAGAACCACGAGGAA GACCTGGCCAACTTGCGCAGCCAGATAACCAACTCCAACGTCTCGGTGGAGCTCAACGCTCCTAAAGGTCAGGACATGAACGAGACCATCTCCAAGATCCGTGATCAGTACGAGAAGACGACTCAGAAGAGCCAGGAGGACACCAATGCCTGGTTCCAGGACAAG TTCGACAAACTGACAGCGGAGGTGAGTCTGAACACGGAGGCCCTTCAGGACGGGAAGACGGAGCTGACCACCCTGCGGCGGGAGAAGCAGGCCCTGGAGGTCGACCTGCAGGCCCTGCACAACATG aaccaCACCCTGGAGGACACGCTGATGGACACGCAGAACCGCTACGGGCAGAAGATGACGGAGCTGAACCAGCAGCTGCGGCAGCTGGAGGCCCAGCTGGCCGACCTGCGGGCCCAGGCCGAGAGGCAGGCGGGCGAGTACCAGGCCCTGCTCAACCTGAAGAgcaagctggaggaggagatcGCCGACTACCACCGCCTCCTGGGGGACGACGGCCAGGGCGACAG